One segment of Mesoplodon densirostris isolate mMesDen1 chromosome 6, mMesDen1 primary haplotype, whole genome shotgun sequence DNA contains the following:
- the LOC132491605 gene encoding bile acid-CoA:amino acid N-acyltransferase-like has product LGRGKKLVGYINSGLLKALVKNHPRSHTVTRIQLTATPASALVLMSQRIAKDLTPFQIVLLWTSLEDEKENLFHSQAYSRANEVGEVDLEHTSSLGGDYVGVHPMGLLWSLKPEKILTKLLKRDVMNNPLQVQLKLYDSDVMVTHITITTPKVSPTLERWYVAPGVTRIQVKKGRLRGALLLPPGEGHFPVVIYLFGGIGGLIDIRASLLTSHGFAVLALAYCDYEDLPFQLEKVDLEYFEKDANFLLRHRKVLSLGIRVVSMSKTAETGLSMAIHLKQVTAAALINGPNFILDIPQVYHGHINQLWPFSPHSLSISTLGLVELQHIFEAIRAEASETFFLPIEKPQGHFLFIVGEKDMNVNSKVYAEQATEQLRRRGKNDWTLLSYPGVGHLMEPPYSPLCCASRISNLHLFMHWGGEVILHVAAQGCSWKEIQKFLRKHLIPVVTSCL; this is encoded by the exons GTTTACTGAAGGCATTAGTGAAGAATCATCCAAGGAGCCACACTGTAACAAGGATTCAGCTGACAGCTACCCCTGCAAGTGCACTCGTGTTGATGAGCCAGCGCATAGCTAAAGACCTAACTCCATTTCAGATAGTGCTTCTTTGGACATCACTggaagatgaaaaggaaaacctGTTTCATTCTCAAGCCTACTCTAGGGCCAATGAAGTTGGTGAGGTGGACCTAGAGCATACATCTTCTCTTGGAGGTGATTATGTAGGAGTCCACCCTATGGGTCTCCTCTGGTCCCTGAAACCTGAGAAGATATTAACTAAACTGCTGAAAAGAGATGTTATGAATAACCCCTTGCAGGTCCAATTAAAACTTTATGATTCAGATGTAATGGTTACCCACATCACCATCACTACTCCAAAGGTCAGCCCGACTTTGGAGAGGTGGTATGTAGCACCTGGTGTCACCCGAATCCAAGTCAAAAAAGGCCGCCTTCGGGGagccctccttctccctccag GAGAGGGCCATTTCCCAGTGGTAATTTATTTGTTTGGTGGTATTGGTGGACTGATTGACATCCGAGCCAGTCTCCTGACCAGTCATGGCTTTGCTGTCTTGGCCTTGGCTTACTGTGACTATGAAGACCTCCCTTTCCAACTAGAGAAAGTAgatttggaatattttgagaaaGATGCCAACTTTCTCCTGAGACATCGTAAG GTCCTTAGCCTGGGTATTAGGGTAGTCTCCATGTCCAAAACAGCAGAGACTGGACTCTCTATGGCTATTCACCTAAAGCAAGTCACAGCTGCCGCACTTATTAACGGGCCCAACTTTATTCTTGACATTCCACAGGTATATCATGGTCACATAAATCAGCTCTGGCCATTCTCTCCTCATTCACTATCCATCAGCACCTTAGGATTAGTAGAGTTACAGCACATTTTTGAGGCTATTAGAGCTGAAGCCAGTGAgactttttttctccccattgAAAAGCCCCAGGGACATTTCCTCTTCATTGTGGGAGAAAAAGATATGAATGTCAACAGCAAAGTATACGCAGAGCAAGCCACAGAACAGCTGAGGAGACGTGGGAAGAATGACTGGACCCTGCTGTCTTACCCAGGGGTAGGCCACCTGATGGAGCCCCCCTACTCCCCACTGTGCTGTGCCTCGAGGATCTCCAACCTCCACCTCTTCATGCACTGGGGAGGAGAGGTGATCCTACATGTAGCTGCACAAGGATGTTCTTGGAAGGAGATCCAGAAGTTTCTCAGGAAACACCTTATTCCAGTTGTGACCAGTTGTCTCTGA